A single window of Spirochaetota bacterium DNA harbors:
- the cas8c gene encoding type I-C CRISPR-associated protein Cas8c/Csd1 has protein sequence MILQALYEYYQRKAADPESDIATEGFEKKEIKYIIKIREDGSFNDLIDTRENKIGHFYILPKSVGRSGSNSWQTAFLLWDHYGYVLAFPRDDTIKAIDMAKKQNEAFINRIRNLPGEVRVDKGINAILNFYNKNQQEKVIKHPLWKECSSIPGCNLTFQLESDQCLVSERELLANFISNSISQTNQEEANKPPIEGYCLITGKKGVIKRTHTATPIPGSKSNAKILAFQKNSGYDSYGKEQAYNAPVSLQAEAAYSTALKTLLDKNSQNKLLINDITTVFWAEKKPAMYDLEENFKWLIDDSPKDDPDKGARAVKGLFDSVLSGKRTIDEGNRFYVLGLSPNSARISVRFWKVGKVSDFEDNIKQHFNDFEIVRGPQEPDYLPLSKILRATALEYKIDNVPPNLAGKVIESMLDGTPYPDSLLNLDMNRIRAERVVTRTRAAILKAYFNRYNRFYNKNEKEVLMSLDKVKNDIGYRLGRLFAVIEKIDEEGGAGTVRERFYGAASTSPGTVFSRLLTLKNHHLAKLDNVGRRVNFEKEICEICDEIQDFPSHLIMKEQAQFAIGYYHQRQDYFKPKSDNK, from the coding sequence ATGATTCTGCAGGCCTTGTATGAGTATTATCAGAGGAAAGCTGCTGATCCTGAGAGTGATATTGCGACGGAGGGATTTGAAAAGAAGGAAATCAAATACATTATAAAAATCAGGGAAGATGGTTCATTTAATGACCTGATCGATACCAGAGAAAATAAAATTGGTCACTTCTATATCCTTCCGAAATCAGTAGGTCGTTCCGGATCAAATTCATGGCAAACGGCCTTTTTACTCTGGGATCATTATGGCTATGTCCTGGCATTTCCTAGAGACGATACAATAAAAGCTATAGATATGGCAAAAAAACAAAATGAGGCATTTATTAATAGAATTAGGAACCTTCCAGGGGAAGTTAGGGTAGATAAAGGGATCAATGCAATACTCAATTTTTACAATAAAAATCAACAGGAGAAAGTAATAAAACATCCTCTGTGGAAAGAGTGTTCGAGCATTCCTGGATGTAATTTAACTTTCCAGTTGGAAAGTGATCAATGCTTGGTATCAGAAAGAGAATTACTTGCAAATTTCATTTCAAACAGTATTTCGCAAACAAACCAAGAAGAAGCCAACAAACCGCCTATTGAGGGATATTGTCTAATCACCGGCAAGAAAGGTGTTATAAAACGAACCCACACCGCAACACCGATTCCTGGATCGAAAAGCAATGCGAAAATACTGGCTTTTCAAAAAAATTCAGGTTATGATTCCTACGGAAAAGAACAAGCTTATAACGCTCCGGTCTCCTTGCAGGCCGAAGCCGCATATTCGACTGCTTTAAAAACGCTTCTGGATAAAAATTCACAAAATAAACTCTTAATAAATGATATAACAACCGTCTTTTGGGCGGAAAAAAAACCAGCCATGTATGATCTTGAGGAAAATTTCAAATGGCTGATTGATGATTCTCCAAAAGACGATCCGGACAAGGGTGCTCGCGCAGTTAAAGGCTTGTTTGATTCGGTGCTTTCGGGAAAACGGACGATTGATGAAGGAAACCGATTTTATGTGCTCGGCCTTTCCCCGAACTCTGCAAGAATCTCGGTGCGCTTCTGGAAGGTCGGAAAAGTCAGCGATTTTGAAGATAATATAAAACAACATTTTAATGACTTCGAGATTGTTCGAGGACCTCAAGAGCCTGATTATCTGCCACTCAGTAAAATACTGCGAGCCACGGCTTTGGAATACAAGATAGATAATGTACCTCCCAACCTTGCTGGAAAAGTGATAGAGAGTATGCTAGACGGAACTCCCTATCCGGATTCACTACTTAATTTGGACATGAACCGTATCCGTGCCGAACGCGTAGTAACGAGGACGAGAGCGGCGATACTTAAAGCATATTTTAATAGATATAACCGTTTTTATAATAAAAATGAAAAGGAGGTTCTTATGAGTCTTGATAAAGTAAAAAACGATATCGGATACCGACTCGGCAGGCTTTTTGCGGTTATTGAAAAGATCGATGAAGAAGGTGGGGCAGGGACGGTTCGAGAACGGTTTTACGGAGCAGCATCAACCAGTCCAGGAACGGTTTTTTCAAGATTGTTGACCCTTAAAAATCATCATCTTGCGAAATTGGACAATGTAGGAAGAAGAGTGAATTTTGAAAAAGAAATCTGCGAGATATGTGATGAAATTCAGGACTTTCCTTCACATCTAATAATGAAAGAGCAAGCGCAATTTGCAATTGGTTACTATCACCAGCGTCAAGATTATTTCAAACCAAAATCAGACAATAAATAG
- the cas7c gene encoding type I-C CRISPR-associated protein Cas7/Csd2, producing MNTIDRRHDFVLFFDVKDGNPNGDPDAGNLPRIDAENGMGLVTDVCLKRKVRNYVQLIQTNKKGYEIFVKERGILNDLIEKAYSDLKIDLEKPPVNTEDGKKRNGSGIAQGSEISKGREKMCKDYYDIRSFGGVLSTGANAGQVRGPIQFTFARSLEPVVALEHCITRMAVTRREDYEEKGKDREMGRKFTVPYGLYRAHGFVSAHLAAQTGFSQDDLDLFWKALQEMFEHDRSAARGFMCTRALVVFEHATALGNKPAHTLFDRVSWKRIKDGPARDFTDYQILLDGQPVKEIYLKVPVANQ from the coding sequence ATGAATACAATTGATAGAAGACATGATTTCGTTCTTTTTTTTGATGTAAAAGATGGCAATCCGAATGGGGATCCAGACGCGGGTAATCTACCGCGTATTGATGCTGAAAATGGTATGGGTTTGGTTACCGATGTCTGTTTGAAAAGAAAGGTGCGAAATTATGTTCAATTAATCCAGACAAATAAAAAGGGCTATGAGATATTTGTAAAGGAAAGAGGAATTCTGAATGATTTAATCGAGAAAGCATACTCTGATTTAAAAATCGATCTTGAAAAGCCTCCTGTCAACACTGAGGATGGGAAAAAACGTAATGGATCTGGAATCGCACAAGGTAGCGAGATTTCCAAAGGACGTGAGAAGATGTGCAAAGACTACTATGATATACGATCATTTGGTGGAGTGTTGTCAACAGGTGCAAACGCCGGCCAAGTAAGAGGGCCTATTCAATTTACTTTTGCTCGTTCCTTGGAGCCTGTTGTCGCTTTGGAACATTGTATAACAAGAATGGCGGTAACACGTAGAGAGGATTACGAAGAAAAAGGAAAAGATCGTGAAATGGGCCGTAAGTTCACCGTTCCCTACGGTCTTTATCGTGCTCACGGATTTGTTTCCGCTCATCTCGCAGCTCAGACTGGTTTTTCACAGGATGATCTTGATCTTTTCTGGAAGGCGCTTCAGGAGATGTTCGAGCACGACCGCTCCGCGGCGCGCGGTTTCATGTGTACGAGGGCGCTCGTCGTCTTCGAACATGCTACTGCGCTCGGGAATAAGCCCGCCCACACTTTGTTTGATCGGGTGAGTTGGAAAAGGATTAAGGACGGTCCGGCGCGGGACTTTACAGATTACCAGATTCTTCTCGATGGTCAGCCCGTGAAGGAGATATATTTAAAAGTTCCTGTGGCTAATCAGTAA
- a CDS encoding DUF4160 domain-containing protein: MPVISMFYGIIVRMFNFDNQKHHTPHIHVEYQNESAVVAIESGELLQGDLPPRAKRILFAWMEIHREELIADWRLAVNGEHPFKIRPLD; encoded by the coding sequence ATGCCTGTCATTTCAATGTTTTACGGGATCATCGTCCGAATGTTCAACTTCGACAATCAAAAACATCATACTCCTCATATTCATGTCGAATATCAGAACGAATCCGCCGTGGTCGCTATAGAAAGCGGCGAACTACTACAGGGAGACCTTCCTCCGCGCGCGAAAAGGATTTTATTCGCATGGATGGAAATCCACAGGGAAGAGTTGATAGCTGACTGGCGCCTTGCGGTCAACGGCGAGCATCCCTTCAAAATACGGCCGCTGGACTGA
- a CDS encoding DUF2442 domain-containing protein, whose amino-acid sequence MRKISDVAISGHNGLLVRFADGDEKICDIAPFLERGDFQELKDPSLFKTAKSITWGVEWDNGLDLSADTLDAIGKPAENAISGERQKP is encoded by the coding sequence ATGAGAAAAATATCCGATGTTGCAATTAGTGGCCACAATGGGTTGCTCGTCCGTTTCGCTGACGGAGATGAAAAAATATGTGATATCGCCCCGTTTCTTGAAAGAGGAGATTTCCAGGAGCTGAAAGATCCTTCGCTGTTCAAGACCGCGAAGTCCATCACGTGGGGCGTTGAATGGGACAATGGGCTTGATTTAAGCGCCGATACGCTCGACGCGATCGGAAAGCCGGCGGAAAATGCAATTAGCGGGGAAAGGCAGAAACCTTAA
- the cas4 gene encoding CRISPR-associated protein Cas4 — protein MFPEEDYIQLSSIQHYIFCKRQCALIHVEGLWAENRFTARGKIMHERADSGDDETRGDMRIARSLNIYSKRLGLSGRADVVEFKKEGGTEHPFPVEYKSGQPKRDICDLAQICAQALCLEEMTGLPVREGAIYYGRPRRRLAVELDDALRRETEDIIAAVHRMIETRTVPAAKREKKCDSCSLLEQCMPGIGEKRLATYIRGLYTIDEETS, from the coding sequence ATGTTTCCCGAAGAAGACTACATCCAGCTCTCATCGATACAGCATTATATCTTTTGCAAAAGACAATGCGCGCTCATCCACGTTGAAGGCCTGTGGGCGGAGAACAGATTCACCGCGCGTGGAAAAATCATGCACGAGCGCGCAGATTCCGGCGACGACGAAACCCGTGGGGATATGCGCATCGCACGGAGCCTGAACATCTATTCCAAACGCCTTGGCCTTTCCGGCAGGGCGGACGTGGTCGAGTTCAAAAAGGAGGGTGGGACGGAGCATCCCTTTCCCGTGGAGTATAAATCGGGACAACCCAAGCGCGATATTTGCGACCTCGCGCAGATTTGCGCGCAGGCCCTTTGCCTGGAGGAGATGACGGGCTTGCCCGTCCGGGAAGGGGCGATTTACTACGGAAGGCCCCGCAGGAGGCTCGCGGTCGAGCTTGACGACGCGCTCCGCCGCGAGACGGAGGACATTATCGCGGCCGTTCATCGAATGATTGAAACCAGGACGGTGCCGGCCGCGAAGCGCGAGAAAAAATGCGACAGCTGCTCTCTCCTGGAGCAGTGCATGCCCGGTATCGGCGAGAAACGGCTCGCAACCTATATCAGGGGGTTGTACACGATCGATGAAGAGACATCTTAA
- the cas1c gene encoding type I-C CRISPR-associated endonuclease Cas1: MKRHLNTLYITSPDAYIHKEGMTFVVEIDEKKVLQAPVQTIENIVCFGFKPVTPALMAFCAENNIGVCYLSMHGRFLARVYGEQHGNVLLRKKHYSMSDSEEQSLSVARNIVAAKIANSRNILQRHIRNHGEDEGGDMCAGVRSLARTMKLVEGAHSLDTLRGFEGESASAYFGCFNELITSQREDFQFKGRSRRPPLDNINALLSFVYMLLVNDIRSALETTGLDPQVGFLHRLRPGRPSLALDIMEELRAYIADRVVLNLINLKQLTKEDFEMRETGEIRIGDKGRKEVLIAYQKRKDEVIEHPFLGEKTTIGLVPHIQAMLLARYVRGDLVQYPPFYIR; this comes from the coding sequence ATGAAGAGACATCTTAACACGCTCTATATCACCTCTCCAGACGCGTACATACATAAAGAGGGTATGACGTTCGTCGTTGAAATCGACGAGAAAAAGGTTCTTCAGGCGCCGGTGCAGACGATCGAGAACATCGTCTGCTTCGGCTTTAAGCCGGTGACGCCCGCGCTCATGGCGTTCTGTGCCGAGAACAATATCGGCGTATGCTATCTTTCCATGCATGGACGGTTTCTCGCGCGCGTATACGGGGAACAGCACGGTAACGTCCTCCTGAGAAAAAAACATTACTCGATGTCCGATTCCGAAGAACAATCGCTTTCGGTGGCGCGGAACATTGTCGCGGCAAAGATCGCAAATTCGAGAAATATACTTCAACGTCATATACGCAATCATGGGGAAGACGAGGGCGGCGACATGTGTGCGGGAGTTCGCTCACTGGCCCGTACGATGAAACTGGTAGAGGGGGCGCACAGTCTGGACACCCTGCGCGGTTTCGAGGGAGAGAGCGCATCGGCCTACTTCGGGTGTTTCAACGAACTCATTACTTCGCAACGGGAAGATTTTCAGTTCAAAGGACGTTCCAGGCGGCCGCCGCTCGACAACATTAACGCGCTTTTATCTTTCGTCTACATGCTTCTTGTGAACGATATCCGCTCCGCGCTGGAGACTACCGGGCTTGACCCGCAGGTGGGATTCCTGCACCGCCTGAGGCCGGGAAGGCCGAGCCTCGCGCTGGACATCATGGAGGAGCTGCGTGCCTATATTGCCGACCGCGTCGTGCTCAATCTTATTAATTTAAAGCAGCTCACAAAAGAGGATTTCGAGATGCGGGAAACCGGTGAGATACGTATCGGCGACAAGGGCAGGAAGGAGGTGCTCATCGCTTATCAGAAACGGAAGGACGAGGTTATCGAACATCCGTTCCTGGGCGAGAAGACGACGATAGGCCTGGTCCCGCATATCCAGGCGATGCTGCTCGCACGCTATGTCCGCGGGGACCTTGTACAGTATCCGCCTTTTTATATCAGGTAG
- the cas2 gene encoding CRISPR-associated endonuclease Cas2 — translation MLVLVTYDVSTLDARGTKRLRKVAKTCVNFGIRVQKSVFECKLDPARWEFLKDKLLKAYDPREDSLRFYFLGSNWKRRVEHHGLSSSVEHDEPMIV, via the coding sequence ATGCTTGTACTGGTGACCTACGACGTATCGACGCTGGACGCGAGAGGAACAAAAAGACTCCGCAAGGTAGCTAAAACCTGCGTCAACTTCGGTATCCGGGTGCAGAAATCCGTATTCGAGTGCAAACTCGATCCCGCGCGGTGGGAATTCCTCAAGGACAAACTGCTTAAAGCCTATGATCCCAGGGAAGACAGCCTCAGGTTTTATTTTCTGGGAAGCAACTGGAAAAGACGCGTGGAGCATCACGGCCTCTCCTCTTCCGTCGAGCATGACGAACCCATGATAGTTTAA
- a CDS encoding type II toxin-antitoxin system HicB family antitoxin — protein MKHLQHTIKAVITDGDEYGYVGSCFGLPVVTQGSTLDEVVNNLKEAIELHLEGENLTEMGYAHNPSIIITYELAPGYAKA, from the coding sequence ATGAAACACCTTCAACACACAATCAAAGCCGTCATCACCGATGGCGACGAATACGGCTATGTCGGGAGCTGTTTCGGTCTCCCGGTCGTTACCCAGGGCTCTACCCTCGACGAGGTGGTAAACAACCTCAAAGAAGCTATTGAGCTTCATCTTGAAGGAGAAAATCTTACGGAAATGGGGTACGCCCATAATCCTTCGATAATTATCACTTACGAGCTAGCGCCAGGGTATGCCAAGGCTTAG
- a CDS encoding branched-chain amino acid ABC transporter permease, giving the protein MTSSGLKLQGLKSGITAGIPVFIGYFPIAVTFGLLAVSARLSLAETFGFSAIVFAGASQFMGLTMVLNGTGAGEIVLATFLLNFRHFLMSASLSSRTSFRKGIIPFIAFGITDETFSVSSMREEALSHSFVLGLNFTAYAGWLSGTVAGFVAGNFLPHNLREGMSICLYAMFVALLVPAVKKSFRAGIPALAAGLCNSLLAWCAFFGSGWNIIISILVGSAAGMILYRGE; this is encoded by the coding sequence ATGACTTCCTCCGGTTTAAAACTGCAAGGGCTGAAATCCGGGATCACGGCGGGGATTCCCGTATTTATCGGGTACTTCCCGATCGCGGTGACCTTTGGCCTTCTCGCGGTATCCGCCAGACTTTCCCTTGCCGAGACCTTTGGGTTTTCTGCAATCGTTTTCGCCGGGGCGAGCCAGTTCATGGGCCTCACGATGGTCCTCAACGGGACGGGCGCGGGGGAGATCGTTCTCGCGACGTTTCTCCTCAATTTCCGGCACTTCCTCATGAGCGCATCCCTGTCCTCGCGGACCTCGTTCAGGAAGGGAATAATTCCCTTCATCGCGTTCGGGATAACGGACGAGACCTTTTCGGTCTCATCGATGCGGGAAGAGGCGCTCTCCCATTCCTTCGTGCTGGGACTCAACTTCACGGCATATGCGGGTTGGCTCTCGGGCACCGTCGCGGGATTCGTCGCGGGAAATTTCCTGCCGCATAATTTACGGGAGGGCATGTCGATCTGCCTTTACGCGATGTTCGTCGCCCTGCTGGTCCCGGCTGTGAAGAAATCCTTCAGGGCGGGAATACCGGCCCTCGCCGCGGGGCTGTGCAATTCGCTGCTTGCCTGGTGCGCTTTTTTCGGCTCCGGCTGGAACATCATCATTTCGATTCTCGTCGGGTCGGCCGCGGGGATGATTCTTTACCGGGGGGAATGA
- a CDS encoding AzlD domain-containing protein, with protein sequence MEIIILVLAMGAVTYLPRLLPFYFIDVERIPARLKLFLSFIPYAALGALLLPGGMYAVEGRPLVSALGIAASAAVAWFNGNLILTVILSAVATSIMIAAGL encoded by the coding sequence ATGGAGATAATCATCCTGGTGCTCGCGATGGGCGCGGTCACCTATCTTCCAAGGCTCCTGCCGTTCTACTTCATCGATGTTGAAAGGATCCCGGCGAGGCTCAAGCTGTTTCTTTCTTTTATCCCCTACGCCGCGCTGGGGGCGCTGCTGCTTCCCGGGGGCATGTACGCCGTGGAAGGCAGGCCGCTCGTGTCCGCCCTGGGCATCGCCGCCTCTGCCGCCGTCGCGTGGTTCAACGGTAATCTCATACTCACGGTGATTTTGTCGGCGGTTGCGACTTCCATCATGATCGCTGCGGGTCTTTGA
- a CDS encoding gamma-glutamyl-gamma-aminobutyrate hydrolase family protein, which translates to MEDTPMNRRLLPLLFIASILFPAAGCKTEAPDPSALPVAVTYGKIQSLFFKWGVDINGDYCDALKAHGARPVRISVNDSPADADAKLATAAGLLVPGGFDIEPARYGEERAEKCEGSDARLDELEFRALAYARDKKLPVLGICRGMQMLNVFYGGSLWQDIPAYYKTGTPVAHRESLDLWFYKHARPCFHEVSLERGTVLAGLLGTDTLRVNTYHHQGAKRVAQGMRVSARSSDGFVEGIEGTGVQFLLGTQFHPEMLRSEDTRFDAIFARFVEEVRKRP; encoded by the coding sequence ATGGAGGACACGCCCATGAACCGCAGACTGCTTCCGCTTCTTTTCATCGCATCGATTTTATTCCCGGCCGCCGGGTGCAAGACCGAAGCGCCCGACCCGAGCGCTCTGCCCGTCGCCGTCACCTACGGGAAAATCCAGTCCCTCTTCTTTAAATGGGGGGTCGATATTAACGGCGATTACTGCGACGCGCTCAAGGCCCACGGGGCGCGGCCGGTGCGCATCTCCGTCAATGATTCGCCCGCCGATGCGGACGCGAAGCTCGCGACGGCCGCGGGCCTTCTCGTGCCGGGGGGCTTCGATATCGAGCCCGCGCGCTACGGCGAGGAGCGCGCCGAGAAGTGCGAGGGAAGCGACGCGAGGCTGGACGAGCTCGAGTTCAGGGCGCTCGCGTACGCGCGGGACAAGAAGCTCCCGGTGCTGGGCATCTGCCGCGGGATGCAGATGCTGAACGTGTTTTACGGGGGTTCGCTCTGGCAGGACATACCCGCCTACTACAAGACCGGCACGCCGGTCGCCCACCGCGAGTCACTCGACCTGTGGTTCTACAAGCACGCGCGGCCCTGCTTCCACGAGGTGAGCCTCGAGCGCGGGACCGTGCTCGCCGGGCTCCTGGGCACGGACACGCTCAGGGTCAACACCTATCATCACCAGGGCGCGAAGCGCGTCGCGCAGGGGATGCGTGTATCAGCCCGCTCCTCCGACGGCTTCGTGGAGGGTATAGAGGGCACGGGTGTGCAATTCCTGCTGGGCACGCAGTTCCATCCCGAGATGCTCAGGAGCGAGGACACGCGATTCGACGCGATCTTTGCGCGGTTCGTGGAAGAGGTGCGGAAAAGGCCTTGA